A single region of the Leptothrix cholodnii SP-6 genome encodes:
- a CDS encoding quinoprotein dehydrogenase-associated putative ABC transporter substrate-binding protein: MNPTPRHTPRPARLAAAALLAALACSAPVAQAQDAPARKALKVCQDPNNLPFSNLAGEGLENRLAELFGQALGLPVTYYSFPARLGFIRNTLRFKLPGDDYPCDIVMGVPVGFDQVSVTKPVYRSTYALVYPKGKGLDGVESVADFLALGPQRLKALRIGLHDRSPATEWLRRHDLVDQGVPYAMMNPDPAQYPGELLEKELVSGKVDVAIVWGPIAGFFAKRVTSVELKVVPMKSEPGVRFEYEMAMGVRYGEREWKQQVEQLIDSQGAAIRDILAEYRVPLVGDGATAAKK, from the coding sequence ATGAATCCCACCCCGCGTCACACGCCTCGCCCGGCACGGCTCGCCGCCGCTGCGCTGCTGGCTGCCCTGGCCTGCAGCGCGCCCGTCGCGCAGGCGCAGGACGCCCCCGCGCGCAAGGCCCTGAAGGTCTGCCAGGACCCCAACAACCTGCCGTTCTCCAACCTCGCCGGCGAGGGCCTGGAGAACCGCCTGGCCGAGCTGTTCGGCCAGGCGCTGGGCCTGCCCGTCACCTACTACTCGTTTCCGGCGCGGCTCGGTTTCATCCGCAACACGCTGCGCTTCAAGCTGCCGGGCGACGACTATCCGTGCGACATCGTGATGGGCGTGCCGGTCGGCTTCGATCAGGTCTCCGTCACCAAGCCGGTGTACCGCTCGACCTACGCGCTGGTCTATCCGAAGGGCAAGGGGCTCGACGGCGTCGAGTCGGTGGCCGATTTCCTGGCACTCGGCCCGCAGCGCCTGAAGGCCCTGCGCATCGGCCTGCACGACCGCTCGCCCGCCACCGAATGGCTGCGCCGGCACGACCTGGTCGATCAGGGCGTGCCGTACGCGATGATGAATCCCGACCCGGCGCAATACCCCGGCGAGCTGCTCGAGAAGGAGCTGGTCTCGGGCAAGGTCGACGTCGCCATCGTCTGGGGCCCGATCGCCGGCTTCTTTGCCAAGCGTGTCACCTCGGTCGAGCTGAAGGTGGTGCCGATGAAGTCCGAGCCGGGCGTGCGTTTCGAGTACGAGATGGCGATGGGCGTGCGCTACGGCGAGCGCGAATGGAAACAGCAGGTCGAGCAGCTGATCGACAGCCAGGGCGCCGCGATCCGCGACATCCTGGCCGAGTACCGGGTGCCGCTGGTCGGCGACGGCGCCACCGCCGCGAAGAAATGA
- a CDS encoding PQQ-dependent ethylene glycol dehydrogenase XoxF translates to MKASGARSNWLLGSACIALLGLPTLSMANADVEKNISNPKNWAMQAGDMFNQRYSKLKQINKGNVGKMQVAWTFSTGVLRGHEGSPLVIDGTMYLHSPFPNKVFAIDIDTQKILWKYEPKQDPAVIPQMCCDTVNRGLAYAEGKVFLQQADSNLVALDAKSGKVVWTVKNGDPKLGAVNTNAPHVFKDKVITGISGGEWGVRGFLAAYDINTGRQVWKGYSVGPDSEMLIDPDKTTTWMDGAVKPVGKDSSLKTWQGDQWKIGGGTTWGWYSYDKATNAVYYGTGNPSTWNPAQRPGDNKWSMSIWSRDVDTGKVNWVYQMTPFDEWDFDGINEMILADIPVKGKMTKALVHFDRNGFGYTLDRVTGALLVAEKYDPKVNWATHVDMKSGRPQVVKQYSTAQNGPDVNTKGICPAALGSKDQQPASFDPNTGLFYVPTNHVCMDYEPFKVEYTAGQPYVGATLSMYPAPGSHGGMGNYITWNAGTGKIVQSKAEKFSVWSGSLNTAGGLSCYGTLEGYLKCVDAKDINKELFKFKTPSGIIGNVFTYEHKGKQYMGVFSGIGGWAGIGMAAGLEKDTDGLGAVGGYKELNQYTELGGSLTVFALPN, encoded by the coding sequence ATGAAAGCATCCGGTGCAAGGAGCAATTGGCTGCTCGGCAGTGCGTGCATCGCCCTGCTGGGCCTGCCGACGCTGTCGATGGCCAACGCCGATGTCGAGAAGAACATCAGCAACCCGAAGAACTGGGCGATGCAGGCTGGCGACATGTTCAACCAGCGCTACAGCAAGCTCAAGCAGATCAACAAGGGCAACGTCGGCAAGATGCAGGTCGCCTGGACCTTCTCGACCGGCGTGCTGCGCGGTCACGAAGGCTCGCCGCTGGTGATCGACGGGACGATGTATCTGCACTCGCCGTTCCCGAACAAGGTCTTCGCGATCGACATCGACACCCAGAAGATCCTCTGGAAGTACGAGCCCAAGCAGGATCCGGCAGTGATCCCGCAGATGTGCTGCGACACCGTCAACCGCGGCCTGGCCTATGCCGAGGGCAAGGTCTTCCTGCAGCAGGCCGACTCGAACCTGGTCGCGCTCGACGCCAAGAGCGGCAAGGTGGTCTGGACCGTCAAGAACGGCGACCCCAAGCTCGGCGCGGTCAACACCAACGCGCCCCACGTCTTCAAGGACAAGGTCATCACCGGCATCTCGGGCGGTGAGTGGGGCGTGCGCGGCTTCCTGGCGGCCTACGACATCAACACCGGCCGGCAGGTCTGGAAGGGCTACAGCGTCGGCCCCGACAGCGAGATGCTGATCGACCCCGACAAGACCACCACCTGGATGGACGGTGCGGTCAAGCCGGTGGGCAAGGACTCGTCGCTCAAGACCTGGCAGGGCGACCAGTGGAAGATCGGCGGCGGCACCACCTGGGGCTGGTACAGCTACGACAAGGCGACCAACGCGGTCTACTACGGCACCGGCAACCCGTCGACCTGGAACCCGGCGCAGCGCCCGGGCGACAACAAGTGGTCGATGTCGATCTGGTCGCGTGACGTGGATACCGGCAAGGTCAACTGGGTCTACCAGATGACGCCGTTCGACGAGTGGGACTTCGACGGCATCAACGAGATGATCCTGGCCGACATCCCCGTCAAGGGCAAGATGACCAAGGCGCTGGTGCACTTCGACCGCAACGGCTTCGGCTACACGCTCGACCGCGTGACCGGCGCGCTGCTGGTGGCCGAGAAGTACGACCCGAAGGTCAACTGGGCCACGCACGTGGACATGAAGTCCGGGCGGCCGCAGGTGGTCAAGCAGTACTCCACCGCGCAGAACGGGCCCGACGTCAACACCAAGGGCATCTGCCCGGCCGCGCTGGGCTCGAAGGACCAGCAACCGGCCTCGTTCGACCCCAACACCGGCCTGTTCTACGTGCCGACCAACCACGTCTGCATGGACTACGAGCCGTTCAAGGTCGAGTACACCGCCGGCCAGCCGTACGTGGGCGCCACCTTGTCGATGTACCCCGCGCCGGGCAGCCATGGCGGCATGGGCAACTACATCACCTGGAACGCCGGCACCGGCAAGATCGTGCAGAGCAAGGCCGAGAAGTTCTCGGTGTGGAGCGGCTCGCTCAACACCGCGGGCGGCCTGAGCTGCTACGGCACGCTGGAGGGCTACCTGAAGTGCGTCGATGCCAAGGACATCAACAAGGAACTGTTTAAGTTCAAGACCCCGTCCGGGATCATCGGCAACGTGTTCACCTACGAGCACAAGGGCAAGCAGTACATGGGCGTGTTCTCGGGCATCGGTGGCTGGGCCGGCATCGGCATGGCCGCAGGCCTGGAGAAGGACACCGACGGCCTGGGTGCCGTGGGCGGCTACAAGGAACTCAACCAGTACACCGAGCTGGGCGGTTCGCTGACCGTGTTCGCGCTGCCGAACTGA
- a CDS encoding quinoprotein dehydrogenase-associated SoxYZ-like carrier: protein MPSPWHPTRRALPATLIGLAAAARAQLPAGDNPEASPRWQQVRASLFGTRPIANASAAQLVLGAPGRASDPAFVPISMRSPIAPGEPTAVRRLTLVIDNNPSPIAAHIDLPADGALPDIETRARVDEYTFVRAIAETADGRLLMATRFVKASGGCSAPPGGDEAALQAAMGRMLFRAGDPVVDGQPLTVQWMVNHPNHSGMAMDQLTRMFTPAHYVRTVQIWQGERLLLNADVDFALSENPTLRFRFTPRGDAPLRAEVTDTRQRRFSGSTALKDLR, encoded by the coding sequence ATGCCTTCACCCTGGCACCCGACCCGCCGCGCCCTGCCGGCCACGCTGATCGGCCTGGCCGCAGCGGCGCGGGCCCAGCTGCCCGCCGGTGACAACCCCGAAGCCAGCCCGCGCTGGCAGCAGGTGCGGGCCTCCTTGTTCGGCACGCGGCCCATCGCCAATGCCAGCGCCGCGCAGCTGGTGCTGGGCGCACCGGGCCGGGCCAGCGACCCGGCCTTCGTGCCGATCTCGATGCGCAGCCCGATCGCACCCGGCGAGCCCACGGCGGTGCGGCGCCTGACGCTGGTCATCGACAACAACCCCTCGCCGATCGCCGCCCACATCGACCTGCCAGCCGACGGCGCGCTGCCCGACATCGAGACCCGCGCCCGGGTCGACGAATACACCTTCGTGCGTGCCATCGCAGAAACCGCCGACGGCCGGCTGCTGATGGCCACGCGCTTCGTCAAGGCCTCGGGCGGCTGCTCGGCACCACCCGGCGGCGACGAGGCGGCGCTGCAGGCCGCGATGGGCCGCATGCTGTTTCGCGCCGGTGATCCGGTCGTCGACGGCCAGCCGCTGACGGTGCAGTGGATGGTCAACCACCCGAACCATTCGGGCATGGCGATGGACCAGCTCACCCGCATGTTCACGCCGGCGCATTACGTGCGCACGGTGCAGATCTGGCAAGGCGAGCGGCTGCTGCTGAACGCCGATGTCGACTTCGCGCTGAGCGAGAACCCGACGCTGCGGTTCCGATTCACGCCACGGGGCGACGCGCCGCTGCGCGCCGAAGTGACCGACACCCGGCAGCGCCGTTTCAGCGGCAGCACCGCGCTGAAGGACCTGCGGTGA
- a CDS encoding type II secretion system protein, translated as MRPETRLRSRGFTLVELILVIVIGGVLAATLTVFMRPALDSYLATRSRADLVAQADTALRRMVRDLRVAVPNSIRIPNSQCFELLPTASGGRYRMEPDTVNDSGPGCTPGADCSAPLDTTQPVTLFDVLTPLAATPAVGDAVVIGNQTPEQVYGGSNRATITQVSTPDARYGRHRIGIASTQFPSGYDGGRFVIVPAAQGPVFYVCSGADGSTDAQGNGRGTLVRLMGYGYNAGYPASCPSAATGHVLASHVLSCQFVHDPNQGATQQNGFVWLQLVLARAGEQTTLAFGAHVDNAP; from the coding sequence ATGCGTCCTGAGACGCGCCTGCGCTCGCGCGGCTTCACGCTGGTCGAGCTGATCCTGGTGATCGTGATCGGCGGCGTGCTGGCGGCCACGCTGACGGTGTTCATGCGCCCGGCGCTCGACAGCTACCTGGCCACCCGCTCGCGCGCCGATCTGGTCGCCCAGGCGGACACCGCGCTGCGCCGCATGGTGCGCGACCTGCGGGTGGCGGTGCCGAACTCGATCCGCATCCCCAACAGCCAGTGCTTCGAGCTGCTGCCCACCGCGAGCGGCGGGCGCTACCGCATGGAGCCCGACACCGTCAACGACAGCGGGCCGGGCTGCACACCGGGCGCCGACTGCTCGGCCCCGCTCGACACCACCCAGCCCGTCACGCTGTTCGACGTGCTGACGCCGCTGGCCGCCACGCCGGCCGTCGGCGACGCGGTGGTGATCGGCAACCAGACGCCCGAGCAGGTCTACGGCGGCAGCAACCGCGCCACCATCACGCAGGTGAGCACGCCCGACGCGCGCTACGGCCGGCACCGCATCGGCATCGCCAGCACGCAGTTCCCGAGCGGCTACGACGGCGGCCGCTTCGTCATCGTGCCGGCCGCCCAGGGGCCGGTGTTCTACGTCTGCAGCGGCGCCGACGGCAGCACCGACGCGCAGGGCAACGGCCGCGGCACGCTGGTGCGGCTGATGGGCTACGGCTACAACGCCGGCTATCCGGCGAGCTGCCCTTCGGCCGCCACCGGCCACGTGCTGGCCAGCCATGTGCTGAGCTGCCAGTTCGTGCACGACCCCAACCAGGGTGCGACGCAGCAGAACGGCTTCGTCTGGCTGCAGCTGGTGCTGGCGCGCGCCGGCGAGCAGACCACGCTCGCCTTCGGCGCGCATGTGGACAACGCGCCATGA
- a CDS encoding c-type cytochrome, with protein MLTLTTGAAMADEPVYTVTDGYKVDANTMKGFRTWRAAACDRCHGANQEGMVGPSLVNSLKTLTKEEFVKTVRDGRLEKGMQSFGTSQQVMDNMDHLYAYLKGRSDGAITRAKVEEAK; from the coding sequence ATGCTGACTCTGACCACCGGCGCCGCGATGGCCGACGAGCCTGTGTACACCGTGACGGATGGCTACAAGGTCGATGCCAACACGATGAAGGGTTTCCGCACCTGGCGCGCGGCCGCCTGCGACCGCTGCCACGGCGCCAACCAGGAGGGCATGGTCGGCCCCTCGCTGGTCAACAGCCTGAAGACCCTGACCAAGGAAGAGTTCGTCAAGACCGTGCGCGACGGCCGGCTCGAAAAAGGCATGCAGAGCTTCGGCACCAGCCAGCAGGTGATGGACAACATGGACCACCTCTACGCCTACCTCAAGGGCCGCTCCGACGGGGCGATCACCCGCGCCAAGGTCGAAGAAGCCAAATGA